One part of the Eubalaena glacialis isolate mEubGla1 chromosome 19, mEubGla1.1.hap2.+ XY, whole genome shotgun sequence genome encodes these proteins:
- the RAI1 gene encoding retinoic acid-induced protein 1 isoform X1: MQSFRERCGFHGKQQTYQQTSQETSRLENYRQPSQAGLSCDRQRLLTKDYYGPQPFPSYEGGAGTPATARASKGLSSPQAPQGRPSFAGYAVQDGSPYPGRYSGEEGLQAWGAPQPPPPQPQPLPGAVGKYDENLMKKTAAPPARQYPEQGAQLPFRTHTLHVQQQLPQPLQPLAYPKLQRQKPQNDLASPLPFPPGSHFPQHSQSFPVSSTYSSPGQGGGQGAHSYKSCTAPSTQPHDRPLTANAGLAPGQRVPSLHAYQPGRLSYEPQKQQQQALQSRHHAQETLHYQNLTKYQHYGQQGPGYCQPDAAVRTPEQYYQTFSPGSSHSPARSVGRSPSYSSTPSPLMPNLENFPYNQQPLGPGAFPAGLADHSHFMPLLNPSPTDAAGSVDAQAANCKALQKDKLPESLLSDLSLHSLTALTSQVENISNTVQQLLLSKAAVPQKKGVKSLAARTPEQHKSQHCSPEGSGYSAEPAGTPLSEPLSSTPQSTHAEPPEADYLSGSEDPLERSFLYCSQARGSPARVHGSSKAKPESVSTCSVTSPDDMSTKSDDSFQSLHGGLPLDSFSRLVAGERNCPRLLLSALAQEDLASEILGLQEAISEKADKVWAEAPGPAKDTSKPPFSLENHSACLDPMAKGAWPRPGEQEALPEALQLEKGGGTKDFGPGLFEDPSVGFATPDPKKTTGPLSFGAKPTPGAAASDPAAAPFDCFPDATTASSADGANPFAWPEENLGDACPRWGLHPSELTKGLEQGGKAADTVGQEDAREASACLGFQEEQPSGEKAVVPRDSQQEEGGGVKEEAGGLLQCPEVGKADQWLEDSRHCCSAADFGDLPLLPPAGRKEDLEAEEYSSLCELLGSPEQRPGVQDPLSPKAPLLCGKEEVEAVLDPKAGWGSPCALSGEAVILLGPTVGTESKVQSWFESSLSHMKPGEEGPEGALAPGDPTALAPEASLTQKPNKPAVPEAPIAKKEPVPRGKSLRSRRVHRGLPEAEDSPCRAPALPKDLLLPESCTGPPQGQMEGAGAPGRGTSEGLPRMCTRSFTALSEPRTPGPPGLPTTPAPPDKLGGKQRAAFKSGKRVGKPSPKAASSPSNPAALPVASDSSPMGSKTKETDSPDAPGKDQRSMILRSRTRTQEAFHCKRRRASESRLPNCRAAKKLLANNHLPATFKVAGSPQKEGRAGQRARVPKPGAGGKLSDRPLHALKRKSAFMAPVPTKKRNLVLRSGSTGGDTKEEEGAEGSPTLFKRMTSPKKAKPAKGNSEPTAKPPPPETPDTSLKLASRASVQGTMKTKVLPPRKGRGLKLEAIVQKITSPSLKKFACRAPGAPPGNPLSPSLPEKDRGLKSAGGSPLGAEEGLLNVSTGQKFPAALGADPLCRNPTNRSLKGKLVNSKKLSSTDGFKTEAFMSPEGLLPGGTALAPKKRSRKGRAGALGLPKGSLEKRPHLGPALLLTASSTQGGSEDSSGGGGKKPKTEELGLASQPPEGRPCQPQVRAQKQPGHANYSSYSKRKRLTRGRAKNTTTSPCKGRAKRRRQQQVLPLDPAEPEIRLKYISSCKRLRADSRTPAFSPFVRVEKRDAFTTVCTVVNSPGEEPKPHRKPSSSSSSSCSFSLDAAGASLATLPGGSILQPRPSLPLSSTMHLGPVVSKALSTSCLVCCLCQNPANFKDLGDLCGPYYPGHCLPKKKPKLKEKVRPEGTCEEASLPLERTLKGLECPAAAATATATTTGKPPRPDGPADPAKQGSLRTSARGLSRRLQSCYCCDGRGEGGEETAPADRSRKHECSKEPPAEPGGDTQEHWVHEACAVWTGGVYLVAGKLFGLQEAMKVAVDMTCSSCQEAGATIGCCHKGCIHTYHYPCASDAGKSQPKGTEGRGTQAQLLELAPLDPLASLFSCPSNSLPSRVSRLGPVLGSAGDKETHQSPATCWRSAQKHKLQGGKLYVSCHCRGVPTAGEGLRPPRAGLLGWALEKG; encoded by the exons ATGCAGTCTTTTCGAGAAAGGTGTGGTTTCCATGGCAAACAGCAGACCTACCAGCAGACCTCACAGGAGACATCTCGCCTGGAGAATTACCGGCAGCCGAGTCAGGCTGGGCTGAGCTGCGACCGGCAGCGTCTGCTGACCAAGGACTATTACGGCCCGCAGCCCTTCCCCAGCTACGAGGGCGGCGCTGGCACGCCCGCCACGGCGCGCGCCAGCAAAGGCCTGTCCTCTCCGCAGGCCCCGCAGGGGAGGCCGTCCTTCGCGGGCTACGCCGTCCAGGACGGCAGCCCCTACCCCGGCCGCTACTCGGGGGAGGAGGGCCTGCAGGCCTGGGGGGCACCGCAGCCACCACCCCCGCAGCCGCAGCCCCTGCCAGGGGCGGTGGGCAAATATGACGAGAACCTGATGAAAAAGACAGCAGCGCCCCCCGCCCGGCAGTACCCAGAGCAGGGTGCCCAGCTGCCCTTTCGGACTCACACCCTCCACGTCCAGCAGCAGCTGCCGCagcccctgcagcccctggcGTACCCCAAGCTCCAAAGGCAGAAGCCCCAGAACGACCTCGCCTcgcccctgcccttccccccgGGCAGCCACTTCCCCCAgcactcccagtccttccccgTCTCCTCCACCTATTCCTCCCCCGGCCAGGGCGGCGGGCAGGGGGCCCACTCCTACAAGAGCTGCACGGCCCCGTCCACCCAGCCCCACGACAGGCCGCTGACCGCCAACGCCGGCCTGGCCCCGGGCCAACGGGTCCCAAGCCTTCACGCCTACCAGCCTGGGCGCCTCAGCTACGAGccacagaagcagcagcagcaagccCTCCAGAGCCGCCACCACGCCCAGGAAACCCTCCACTACCAAAACCTCACCAAGTACCAACACTACGGGCAGCAAGGCCCGGGCTACTGCCAACCGGACGCGGCCGTCAGGACCCCGGAGCAGTACTACCAGACCTTCAGCCCCGGCTCCAGCCACTCGCCCGCTCGCTCGGTGGGCCGCTCCCCTTCCTACAGCTCCACCCCGTCGCCGCTGATGCCCAACCTGGAGAACTTTCCCTACAACCAGCAGCCGCTCGGCCCTGGAGCCTTCCCCGCCGGTCTCGCGGACCACAGCCACTTCATGCCCCTGCTCAACCCCTCCCCGACGGACGCCGCCGGCTCCGTGGACGCCCAGGCCGCCAACTGCAAGGCCCTGCAGAAGGACAAGCTTCCTGAGAGCCTGCTGTCGGACCTCAGCCTGCACAGCCTCACGGCGCTGACCTCGCAGGTGGAGAACATCTCCAACACCGTGCAGCAGCTGCTGCTCTCCAAGGCGGCCGTGCCCCAGAAGAAGGGCGTCAAGAGCCTGGCGGCCCGGACCCCGGAGCAGCACAAAAGCCAACACTGCAGCCCCGAGGGCAGCGGCTACTCAGCCGAGCCGGCAGGCACGCCGCTGTCGGAGCCGCTGAGCAGCACCCCCCAGTCCACGCACGCCGAGCCGCCCGAGGCCGACTACCTGAGCGGCTCCGAGGACCCGCTGGAGCGCAGCTTCCTCTACTGCAGCCAGGCCCGCGGCAGCCCCGCCAGGGTCCACGGCAGCTCCAAGGCCAAGCCCGAGTCCGTGTCCACCTGCTCCGTGACGTCCCCCGACGACATGTCTACCAAGTCCGACGACTCCTTCCAGAGCCTGCACGGCGGCCTGCCGCTCGACAGCTTCTCCAGGCTCGTGGCCGGCGAGCGCAACTGCCCGCGCCTGTTGCTCAGCGCCCTGGCGCAGGAGGACCTGGCCTCCGAGATCCTGGGGCTGCAGGAGGCCATCAGCGAGAAGGCCGACAAGGTCTGGGCCGAGGCGCCCGGCCCGGCCAAGGACACCAGCAAGCCACCCTTCTCGCTGGAGAACCACAGCGCCTGCTTGGACCCCATGGCCAAGGGCGCGTGGCCGCGGCCGGGGGAGCAGGAGGCCCTGCCCGAGGCCCTGCAGCTGGAAAAGGGTGGCGGCACCAAGGACTTCGGCCCGGGGCTGTTCGAAGATCCCTCTGTGGGCTTCGCCACCCCTGACCCCAAGAAGACAACTGGTCCCCTCTCCTTTGGTGCCAAGCCCACCCCGGGGGCCGCCGCCTCGGACCCCGCCGCGGCGCCTTTCGACTGCTTCCCAGACGCGACCACCGCCAGCTCGGCGGACGGCGCCAACCCCTTCGCCTGGCCCGAGGAGAACCTGGGGGACGCCTGTCCCCGGTGGGGGCTGCACCCCAGCGAGCTCACCAAGGGTCTGGAGCAGGGCGGGAAAGCCGCCGACACTGTCGGCCAGGAGGACGCCCGCGAGGCTTCCGCCTGCCTGGGCTTCCAGGAGGAGCAGCCCTCGGGGGAGAAGGCCGTGGTGCCCCGGGActcccagcaggaggaggggggcgGGGTGAAAGAGGAGGCGGGCGGGCTGCTGCAGTGTCCCGAGGTGGGCAAGGCCGACCAGTGGCTGGAGGACAGCCGGCACTGCTGCTCCGCCGCCGACTTCGGGGACCTCCCGCTGCTGCCGCCCGCCGGCAGGAAGGAGGACTTGGAGGCGGAGGAGTACTCGTCTCTGTGCGAGCTCCTGGGCAGCCCCGAGCAGAGGCCGGGCGTGCAGGACCCACTGTCGCCCAAGGCCCCGCTGCTGTGTGGcaaggaggaggtggaggccgTGCTGGACCCCAAGGCCGGCTGGGGCTCCCCGTGCGCCCTCTCTGGCGAGGCCGTCATCCTGCTGGGCCCCACCGTGGGCACCGAGTCCAAGGTCCAGAGCTGGTTCGAGTCCTCCCTCTCCCACATGAAGCCAGGGGAGGAGGGGCCCGAGGGGGCGCTGGCTCCGGGGGATCCCACCGCCCTGGCCCCGGAAGCCTCCCTGACCCAGAAGCCGAACAAGCCCGCTGTGCCCGAGGCGCCCATCGCCAAGAAGGAGCCTGTGCCTCGCGGCAAAAGCTTACGGAGCCGGCGGGTGCACCGGGGGCTGCCCGAGGCCGAGGACTCCCCATGCAGGGCCCCGGCGCTGCCCAAAGACCTGCTGCTCCCTGAGTCATGCACGGGGCCCCCCCAGGGACAGATGGAAGGGGCGGGGGCCCCAGGCCGGGGGACCTCGGAAGGGCTCCCCAGGATGTGCACCCGCTCCTTCACGGCCCTGAGTGAGCCCCGCACGCCCGGACCCCCGGGCCtgcccaccacccctgcccccccagACAAGCTGGGAGGCAAGCAGCGAGCTGCCTTCAAGTCGGGCAAGCGAGTGGGGAAGCCCTCCCCCAAGGCCGCATCCAGCCCCAGCAACCCGGCCGCCCTGCCCGTGGCCTCCGACAGTAGCCCCATGGGCTCCAAGACCAAGGAGACAGACTCGCCGGATGCACCAGGCAAAGACCAGCGCTCGATGATCCTCCGGTCCCGCACCAGGACCCAGGAGGCCTTCCACTGCAAGCGGCGGCGGGCCTCGGAGAGCCGGCTCCCCAACTGCCGCGCCGCCAAGAAGCTCCTCGCCAACAACCACCTGCCCGCCACGTTCAAGGTCGCCGGTAGCCCCCAGAAGGAGGGCAGGGCGGGCCAACGGGCGAGGGTCCCCAAGCCTGGTGCAGGCGGCAAGCTCTCCGATCGGCCCCTCCACGCCCTCAAGAGGAAGTCGGCCTTCATGGCACCTGTCCCCACCAAGAAGCGCAACCTGGTCTTACGCAGCGGCAGCACCGGCGGGGACacgaaggaggaggagggggccgaGGGCTCTCCCACCCTCTTCAAGAGGATGACATCTCCCAAGAAGGCCAAGCCCGCCAAGGGCAACAGTGAGCCCACGGCAAAGCCGCCGCCCCCGGAGACCCCTGACACCAGCCTGAAGCTGGCCTCACGGGCGTCCGTCCAGGGGACCATGAAGACCAAGGTGCTGCCCCCCCGGAAAGGCCGGGGCTTGAAGCTGGAGGCCATCGTGCAGAAGATCACCTCGCCCAGCCTGAAAAAGTTCGCGTGCAGAGCACCAGGGGCCCCTCCCGGGAATCCTCTGAGCCCATCCCTCCCCGAGAAGGACCGTGGGCTCAAGAGCGCAGGGGGTAGCCCGCTGGGGGCAGAAGAAGGTCTCTTGAACGTGAGCACTGGGCAGAAGTTCCCAGCAGCTTTGGGGGCTGATCCGTTATGCAGAAATCCGACCAACAGATCCTTAAAAGGCAAACTCGTGAACAGTAAGAAACTGTCCTCGACCGACGGTTTCAAAACTGAGGCCTTCATGTCCCCAGAGGGCCTGCTGCCCGGGGGCACTGCCCTGGCACCTAAGAAGAGAAGCCGGAAAGGCAGGGCTGGAGCCCTCGGACTCCCCAAAGGCTCCCTGGAGAAGAGGCCTCATCTCGGCCCAGCTCTGCTCCTGACGGCCAGCAGCACGCAGGGGGGCAGCGAGGACAGCTCTGGCGGAGGCGGCAAGAAGCCAAAGACGGAGGAGCTGGGGCTGGCCTCCCAGCCCCCTGAGGGCCGGCCCTGCCAGCCCCAGGTGAGGGCACAGAAGCAGCCTGGCCACGCCAACTACAGCAGCTATTCCAAGCGGAAGCGCCTGACGCGGGGCCGGGCCAAGAACACCACCACCTCACCCTGTAAGGGGCGTGCcaagcggcggcggcagcagcaggtgCTGCCCCTGGATCCCGCAGAGCCTGAAATCCGCCTCAAATACATTTCCTCCTGCAAGCGGCTGCGAGCAGACAGCCGCACCCCCGCCTTCTCGCCCTTCGTGCGGGTGGAGAAGCGGGATGCATTCACCACTGTATGCACTGTTGTCAACTCCCCCGGAGAGGAGCCCAAGCCCCACAGGaagccttcctcctcctcttcatcctcttgctccTTCTCCTTGGACGCGGCCGGGGCCTCCCTAGCCACGCTCCCTGGAGGCTCCATCCTGCAGCCTcggccctccctgcccctctcctccacCATGCATCTGGGGCCCGTGGTCTCCAAGGCCCTGAGTACCTCTTGCCTTGTTTGCTGCCTCTGCCAAAACCCGGCCAACTTCAAGGACCTCGGGGACCTCTGTGGGCCCTACTACCCCGGACACTGCCTCCCCAAAAAGAAGCCAAAACTCAAGGAGAAGGTGCGGCCAGAGGGCACCTGCGAGGAGGCCTCGCTGCCTCTTGAGAGGACACTCAAAGGCCTCGAGTGCCCagctgccgccgccaccgccaccgccaccaccaccgggaAGCCCCCCAGGCCTGATGGCCCAGCCGATCCGGCCAAGCAGGGCTCCCTGCGCACCAGCGCCCGGGGCCTGTCCCGGCGGCTGCAGAGTTGCTACTGCTGTGACGGTCGGGGGGAAGGTGGTGAAGAGACAGCCCCAGCTGACAGGAGCCGCAAGCACGAGTGCAGCAAGGAGCCGCCGGCAGAGCCTGGCGGGGACACGCAGGAGCATTGGGTGCACGAGGCCTGTGCCGTGTGGACGGGCGGGGTCTACCTGGTGGCCGGGAAGCTCTTTGGGCTGCAGGAGGCCATGAAGGTGGCCGTGGACATG ACTTGTTCCAGCTGCCAAGAAGCCGGGGCCACCATCGGGTGCTGCCACAAAGGATGCATCCACACCTACCATTACCCGTGTGCCAGCGATGCGGGTAAGAGCCAGCCCAAGGGGACCGAAGGTCGGGGGACGCAGGCACAGCTCCTTGAACTGGCCCCACTTGACCCGTTGGCTTCCCTCTTCTCCTGCCCCAGCAATTCTTTACCTTCTCGTGTCTCTCGgctgggccctgtgctgggcagtgCTGGTGACAAGGAAACACATCAGTCCCCAGCCACCTGCTGGAGGAGTGCCCAGAAGCACAAACTACAAGGTGGAAAGCTGTATGTGAGCTGCCATTGCCGAGGGGTGCCTACAGCTGGGGAGGGTCTCAGGCCTCCAAGAGCAGGGCTACTGGGCTGGGCCTTGGAAAAAGGCTGA